One Streptomyces sp. SAI-135 DNA segment encodes these proteins:
- a CDS encoding methylmalonyl-CoA mutase family protein yields the protein MDADAIEAGRRRWQARYDASRRRAGDFTTLSGDPVEPVYGPRPGDVYEGFERIGWPGEYPFTRGLYPTGYRGRTWTIRQFAGFGNAEQTNERYRKILADGGGGLSVAFDMPTLMGRDSDDPRSLGEVGHCGVAVDSAADMEVLFRGIPLGEVTTSMTISGPAIPVFCMYLVAAERQGVDPSVLNGTLQTDIFKEYIAQKEWLFQPEPHLRLIGDLMEHCAAAIPAYKPLSVSGYHIREAGSTAAQELAYTLADGFGYVELGLSRGLDVDVFAPGLSFFFDAHVDFFEEIAKFRAARRIWARWMRDVYGARSEKAQWLRFHTQTAGVSLTAQQPYNNVVRTAVEALAAVLGGTNSLHTNALDETLALPSEQAAEVALRTQQVLMEETGVANVADPLGGSWFVEQLTDRIEADAENIFEQIKERGLRAHSDGRHPIGPVTSGILRGIEDGWFTGEIAEAAFRYQQALEKGEKRVVGVNVHHGSVTGDLEILRVGHEVEREQVRALDGRKAARDERAVRTALEGMLVAARDGSNMIGPMLDAVRAEATLGEICGALRDEWGTYTEPAGF from the coding sequence ATGGACGCTGACGCCATCGAAGCGGGTCGCCGTCGTTGGCAGGCCCGGTACGACGCCTCGCGCAGGCGTGCGGGCGACTTCACCACGCTCTCGGGGGACCCCGTGGAGCCGGTGTACGGGCCGCGGCCGGGGGACGTGTACGAGGGCTTCGAGCGGATCGGGTGGCCGGGGGAGTACCCCTTCACGCGCGGGCTGTACCCGACCGGTTACCGGGGGCGGACCTGGACCATCCGGCAGTTCGCCGGGTTCGGGAACGCCGAGCAGACCAACGAGCGGTACCGGAAGATCCTCGCCGACGGCGGCGGCGGGCTGTCGGTCGCCTTCGACATGCCGACGCTCATGGGGCGCGACTCCGACGACCCCCGCTCACTCGGCGAGGTCGGCCACTGCGGGGTCGCCGTCGACTCGGCGGCCGACATGGAGGTCCTGTTCCGGGGCATCCCGCTGGGCGAGGTGACCACCTCCATGACGATCAGCGGGCCCGCTATCCCCGTCTTCTGCATGTACCTGGTCGCGGCCGAGCGCCAGGGCGTGGACCCGTCCGTCCTCAACGGCACGCTCCAGACGGACATCTTCAAGGAGTACATCGCGCAGAAGGAGTGGCTCTTCCAGCCCGAGCCGCACCTGCGCCTCATCGGCGACCTGATGGAGCACTGCGCGGCCGCCATCCCCGCCTACAAGCCGCTGTCCGTCTCCGGATACCACATCCGAGAGGCCGGTTCGACGGCCGCGCAGGAGCTGGCGTACACGCTCGCGGACGGCTTCGGATACGTGGAGCTGGGACTCTCGCGCGGACTGGACGTCGACGTGTTCGCGCCAGGGCTCTCCTTCTTCTTCGACGCGCACGTCGACTTCTTCGAGGAGATCGCCAAGTTCCGAGCGGCGCGGCGCATCTGGGCGCGGTGGATGCGGGACGTGTACGGGGCCAGGTCCGAGAAGGCGCAGTGGCTGCGCTTCCACACCCAGACCGCGGGCGTCTCGCTGACCGCGCAGCAGCCGTACAACAACGTCGTCCGTACGGCGGTCGAGGCGCTCGCGGCCGTGCTCGGCGGGACCAACTCCCTGCACACCAACGCCCTGGACGAGACCCTCGCCCTGCCGTCGGAACAGGCCGCGGAGGTCGCCCTGCGCACCCAGCAGGTGCTCATGGAGGAGACCGGGGTCGCCAACGTGGCTGATCCGCTGGGTGGTTCGTGGTTCGTCGAGCAGCTCACGGACCGGATCGAGGCAGACGCGGAGAACATCTTCGAGCAGATCAAGGAGCGGGGCCTGAGGGCGCACTCCGACGGCCGGCACCCCATCGGGCCCGTCACGTCCGGGATCCTGCGCGGGATCGAGGACGGCTGGTTCACCGGCGAGATCGCCGAGGCGGCCTTCCGCTACCAACAGGCCCTGGAGAAGGGCGAGAAGAGGGTCGTGGGGGTGAACGTCCACCACGGGTCGGTCACCGGGGACCTGGAGATCCTGCGGGTCGGCCACGAGGTGGAACGGGAGCAGGTGCGGGCGCTGGACGGCCGTAAGGCGGCGAGGGACGAGAGGGCCGTGCGAACCGCCCTGGAGGGAATGCTCGTCGCCGCCCGCGACGGGTCCAACATGATCGGACCGATGCTGGACGCGGTGCGCGCGGAGGCGACTCTCGGGGAGATCTGCGGAGCGCTGCGGGACGAGTGGGGGACGTACACGGAGCCGGCCGGGTTCTAG
- a CDS encoding TetR/AcrR family transcriptional regulator gives MQSRSPAPRATGRPRSAAADTAILAATRAALVELGWSKLTLGDVATRAGVAKTTLYRRWAGKNELVVDAVAELFDELELPDSGTLAADIEGVVLQFAAILARPEAKNGLMAVVAESCRDDALRERIRSSIVDRQKRLVLEGRERAQARGELPPETDPLDSARTADLVFDIVAGSVVHRCLVSSQPADTEWVRSLTRVLLLGLAGAVAEANGSSQAAWDSPRSGDSTPEV, from the coding sequence ATGCAGAGCCGCAGCCCCGCCCCCCGCGCCACCGGACGCCCGCGCAGCGCCGCCGCGGACACCGCGATCCTCGCGGCGACGCGGGCGGCGCTGGTGGAGCTGGGCTGGTCGAAGCTCACGCTGGGAGATGTGGCTACCCGTGCGGGGGTCGCGAAAACCACCCTCTACCGCCGCTGGGCCGGCAAGAACGAACTCGTCGTGGACGCGGTCGCCGAACTCTTCGACGAGCTGGAACTCCCCGACAGCGGGACCCTCGCCGCGGACATCGAGGGCGTGGTCCTCCAGTTCGCGGCGATCCTGGCCCGTCCGGAGGCGAAGAACGGCCTGATGGCGGTGGTGGCGGAGTCCTGCCGCGACGACGCCCTGCGCGAGCGCATCCGCTCCTCGATCGTCGACCGCCAGAAACGACTGGTCCTCGAGGGCCGCGAACGCGCCCAGGCCCGCGGCGAACTGCCTCCGGAGACCGACCCGCTGGATTCCGCCCGCACCGCCGACCTCGTCTTCGACATCGTCGCCGGCTCGGTCGTCCACCGCTGCCTGGTGAGCTCCCAGCCGGCCGACACGGAGTGGGTCCGCAGCCTCACCCGGGTACTGCTGCTGGGACTTGCCGGAGCGGTTGCCGAAGCGAACGGATCTTCGCAGGCAGCCTGGGACTCTCCGCGATCAGGTGACTCCACGCCCGAGGTCTAG
- a CDS encoding tetratricopeptide repeat protein: protein MQPRNMSMSGVVDLAAVKAAQEAKAKAEQARAEAARHGGGPGAVSPADLVIDVDEAGFEREVLQRSTEVPVVIDFWAEWCEPCKQLSPVLEQLVVEYNGRLLLAKIDVDANQMLMQQFGVQGIPAVFAVVAGQALPLFQGAAGKEQIQQTLDQLVQVAEQRFGLTGLTVDPDARPGAAPQPAEVPAGPYDALLEAAVRALDAGDFGGAVQAYKNVLSDDPGNSEAKLGLAQAELLQRVQSLDPQQTRKDAAEKPGDAQAQIAAADLDLVGGHVEDAFGRLIDTVRRTAGDERDTVRLRLLELFEVVGADDPRVSAARRALSRALF, encoded by the coding sequence ATGCAGCCACGGAACATGTCCATGAGCGGAGTCGTCGACCTCGCCGCGGTGAAAGCGGCCCAGGAGGCCAAGGCGAAGGCGGAGCAGGCCCGCGCCGAAGCGGCCCGGCACGGCGGCGGCCCCGGTGCCGTCTCCCCGGCCGATCTCGTCATCGACGTAGACGAGGCGGGTTTTGAACGCGAGGTCCTGCAGCGGTCCACCGAGGTCCCGGTCGTCATCGACTTCTGGGCCGAGTGGTGCGAGCCCTGCAAGCAGCTCAGCCCGGTGCTGGAGCAGCTCGTCGTCGAGTACAACGGACGCCTGCTCCTCGCCAAGATCGACGTCGACGCCAACCAGATGCTGATGCAGCAGTTCGGGGTGCAGGGCATTCCGGCCGTGTTCGCCGTCGTCGCGGGCCAGGCCCTGCCGCTCTTCCAGGGCGCGGCCGGCAAGGAGCAGATCCAGCAGACCCTGGACCAGCTGGTGCAGGTCGCCGAGCAGCGCTTCGGGCTGACCGGCCTCACCGTCGACCCGGACGCCCGGCCGGGCGCCGCCCCGCAGCCCGCGGAGGTGCCGGCGGGCCCCTACGACGCACTTCTCGAGGCCGCCGTACGCGCCCTGGACGCCGGGGACTTCGGCGGTGCCGTGCAGGCGTACAAGAACGTACTGAGTGACGACCCCGGCAACAGCGAGGCCAAACTGGGGCTCGCCCAGGCCGAGTTGCTCCAGCGGGTGCAGTCGCTCGACCCGCAGCAGACCCGCAAGGACGCGGCCGAGAAGCCGGGAGACGCGCAGGCGCAGATCGCCGCCGCCGACCTGGATCTGGTCGGCGGTCATGTCGAGGACGCGTTCGGGCGGCTCATCGACACCGTGCGCCGCACGGCGGGGGACGAGCGGGACACCGTACGGCTGCGGCTCCTTGAGCTCTTCGAGGTGGTCGGTGCCGACGATCCGCGGGTCTCGGCGGCCCGCAGGGCGCTGTCCCGGGCCCTGTTCTGA
- a CDS encoding DUF6230 family protein, with product MESQVRGGTRWKRFAVVMVPSVAAAAAVGVGLAQGALAASFSVSGQQFKVSADELHGTGFAQYGGVDTVYKQVDGKEKTQVPVAISSFDDATITKMCQSVKTTIPIINKTFYLRLDAGGGKTPVSAHNLYIDVADLQANAEFTNIDIGVAVKDKTRGPDVKAGESVLPGGFAQQAEKADLYDVKQTAWATTAGTFKLSGLSMKLGADANMECY from the coding sequence ATGGAGTCCCAGGTGCGTGGCGGGACAAGATGGAAGCGGTTCGCTGTGGTCATGGTGCCCAGCGTCGCCGCGGCCGCCGCGGTGGGCGTCGGGCTTGCGCAGGGTGCGCTCGCCGCGTCGTTCAGCGTGTCCGGCCAGCAGTTCAAGGTGTCGGCGGATGAGCTGCACGGTACGGGCTTCGCTCAGTACGGCGGTGTAGACACCGTCTACAAGCAGGTCGACGGCAAGGAAAAGACCCAGGTGCCGGTGGCGATCTCGTCGTTCGACGACGCGACCATCACCAAGATGTGCCAGTCGGTCAAGACCACCATCCCCATCATCAACAAGACGTTCTACCTGCGTCTTGACGCGGGTGGTGGCAAGACGCCGGTCTCGGCCCACAACCTCTACATCGATGTTGCTGACCTCCAGGCCAACGCGGAGTTCACGAACATCGACATCGGCGTCGCGGTCAAGGACAAGACCCGCGGTCCCGACGTGAAGGCCGGCGAGAGCGTGCTGCCGGGCGGCTTCGCCCAGCAGGCGGAGAAGGCCGACCTCTACGACGTCAAGCAGACGGCCTGGGCCACCACGGCCGGCACGTTCAAGCTGAGTGGTCTGTCGATGAAGCTCGGCGCGGACGCCAACATGGAGTGCTACTGA
- a CDS encoding DUF6114 domain-containing protein → MSAETPVQTAGTFTRLRLRFRAWRGNRPFWAGLFTLLGGVPIAYFPYATFKLGTMSIAMATTAGAGSLIIGVLLVTLGLTMWFQQATRVFAGVAAIVLSLVSLVVSNIGGFILGFLFALIGGALAVSWAPGAPPRPQPLDEDGTQGGAPQGADPDTTVLRPVEGEPAPAYEAPEAGRDGSSDRTPESAWAGGDDVNGGYRVG, encoded by the coding sequence ATGAGTGCCGAGACTCCGGTCCAGACCGCCGGGACCTTCACCCGGCTGCGTCTGCGATTCCGCGCCTGGCGGGGCAACCGGCCGTTCTGGGCGGGCCTGTTCACCCTGCTCGGCGGGGTGCCGATCGCCTACTTCCCGTACGCCACGTTCAAGCTGGGCACCATGTCGATCGCCATGGCGACGACCGCGGGTGCCGGCTCCCTCATCATCGGCGTACTGCTCGTCACGCTGGGCCTGACGATGTGGTTCCAGCAGGCCACTCGCGTGTTCGCTGGGGTCGCAGCGATCGTGCTCTCCCTGGTGTCCCTGGTGGTCTCCAACATCGGCGGCTTCATCCTGGGCTTCCTCTTCGCGCTGATCGGCGGAGCGCTCGCCGTCTCCTGGGCGCCCGGCGCGCCGCCCCGGCCGCAGCCGCTGGACGAGGACGGGACGCAGGGCGGTGCGCCGCAGGGTGCCGACCCCGACACCACGGTCCTCAGGCCGGTGGAGGGCGAGCCCGCGCCTGCGTACGAGGCGCCGGAGGCCGGCCGGGACGGATCGTCGGACCGGACGCCCGAGAGCGCCTGGGCCGGCGGCGACGACGTGAACGGGGGGTACCGTGTCGGCTGA
- a CDS encoding VCBS repeat-containing protein produces MIRISLSRPLRRAAALALAGAVTTVVALTTAHTEPPGPGSAEAAATDGAPIDGAPLLQQAAADGTGLLPLLARGKDGHLWDYEAKGTGGWKTRADLGTGYSVATALVQADISDNGRGNDLYFRIGGTLYYTAERGNDTKVLGTGWDQYNLLVSVGDMAGSAQPDLVARGTDGQLWLYQGKADGTLSARVRMKDSTGWNGMSVIAGRGDYTGDGIADLVTRNSAGSLLVYPGTGKATADAVLGTSITAATTGWKDYTAVVSTGDNTGDGKADLMAVDAAGALWLYKGTGTASAPFGARTQIGTSGWTQYNLLF; encoded by the coding sequence TTGATACGCATCTCCCTCAGCCGCCCCCTGCGCCGGGCGGCCGCTCTCGCTCTCGCGGGGGCCGTGACCACCGTGGTCGCGCTCACGACAGCGCACACCGAGCCGCCCGGACCAGGTTCCGCGGAAGCGGCTGCCACCGACGGCGCCCCCATCGACGGCGCCCCCCTCCTCCAGCAGGCCGCAGCCGACGGCACCGGCCTCCTCCCGCTCCTCGCCCGCGGCAAGGACGGCCACCTCTGGGACTACGAGGCCAAGGGCACCGGCGGCTGGAAGACCCGCGCAGACCTCGGCACCGGCTACTCCGTGGCCACCGCCCTCGTCCAGGCCGACATCTCCGACAACGGCCGGGGCAACGACCTCTACTTCCGGATCGGCGGCACCCTCTACTACACCGCCGAACGCGGCAACGACACCAAGGTGCTGGGCACCGGCTGGGACCAGTACAACCTCCTCGTCTCCGTCGGCGACATGGCCGGCAGCGCCCAGCCCGACCTCGTCGCCCGCGGCACCGACGGCCAGCTGTGGCTCTACCAGGGAAAGGCCGACGGCACCCTCTCCGCCCGGGTCCGGATGAAGGACTCCACCGGCTGGAACGGCATGAGCGTCATCGCCGGGCGCGGTGACTACACCGGGGACGGCATCGCAGACCTCGTCACCCGCAACAGCGCCGGCAGCCTGCTCGTCTACCCCGGCACCGGCAAGGCCACAGCCGACGCTGTGCTCGGCACCAGCATCACCGCGGCCACCACCGGCTGGAAGGACTACACCGCGGTCGTGTCGACCGGCGACAACACCGGTGACGGCAAGGCGGACCTGATGGCCGTCGACGCGGCGGGCGCCCTGTGGCTCTACAAGGGGACCGGCACCGCGAGCGCCCCCTTCGGCGCCCGCACGCAGATCGGCACCAGCGGCTGGACCCAGTACAACCTGCTGTTCTGA
- a CDS encoding polymorphic toxin-type HINT domain-containing protein has protein sequence MRTDARRRGLLARSRFLPLTAMAVAGAIAVTGGQLPDVTGRSEQTASTADPAPTAFDAKAAERVRQEQCLLSGVLRKGGPAMKETARAGLIGTEDQLHTAADPSYWKDTALHKAYVTDKAVADARMDELSGRRAVWEASLAVQTQPPPYTYTGFQWVEDKDNPFPRIGLSTWVAAQFWKQEGDFYADPHPLANKASVDAATAVYNARYSPDAYEDYKDRQAWESLQFMHDMYADDARLFLQYGGFPTTAPDPDSMEFRIDVENLKARFASCAYTDPQDPHQVLGDEIATAHTEWQAEIDGQKTQRDAIIRAEKQANADLSTASQALGEALGQSLIASRLTDWQAYWTGQKPADHPNDYPTTAEFTKVKKWITDAQGRAGGRLYVASRAALSAKTQADAVTQAQTQAYGIADAAGLPRGRGLLYGQQAAQVAKASAAATQAAAKAVETAFNATRASAADSKTLDSLANTQAHAAKAEFRRIAAQEAEAQAKAAAEGAAAQAEEAAKHASEAKAAENKAKAAEQTAKNAAADAKAKRQKAEAERDYAKSQADLAASERNKAHDAEARAQSQRQIAADKLSDAQAAGGTAADKKDAALAAENRAQRARNGALAAEDRRDALVAKAEAAEALLAAVDGTADAIEARQAATKARSAADDATAAATQARQAANEATEAATNAREAATRAQGAAKRAQAAADGAQRDVAITGAAVTKAHAAAADAIAASRAAKWNAIAAKAEAETAQKAAAKARGDALAARSEATLAGADAIRTAGHAYSTAQAAAAARDSAAKVVKPANDAIELGSPYAETDSSAGLAVLTGQAAKTAAQQQVAVANAKAAQAKKAAAEAKALAAQANADAKAAAEAAANAAEWAAQASTSAAEAQASSDAAAASAKAAQRAEANTVEYDKQAVADAAAAQTAATAADGYATDADASADAAERDAASARSAADAAEADASTARSVADKAERDATEAEAAAANARNLAVEAAEAAIRTQQVDFEDRKEQERTADGGGTGVEGVVMKPSGDSKVDINPLSDCVGSHSGGDIGCEIDLEFHIYGEMDFYVESCPLPGVDRAHCGSSIQRDYLTSSPLDVKFKEENVHIDGIKLTESVLKAVATGAVADIVGCYKRKLSSCAWLFGSIIIPGLLVKAAEAAFAVRTAMRGGAGLGRAIWGLRGSGLSASAAARLENLGRQALNSMCFPAGTRIATEHGTRPIEEIRAGDRVWAQDPETGERRLRTVAGVMERTADALVSVDIGSETLRATTEHPFWVTGKGWTGAEALRPGDRLHTLDGKDARVESVTRKRGPVQVYNFEVEGDHTYFVGAAKVLVHNSCRIWPNNMAATLERELALAERMGIRPAKPGSANWDKYIDMDGEVIKWAVLEDGQLVIMPKMVQGQELSHPVLSGGSAVRAAGEAQVAGGGGQYFGLEINAHSGHFFKSGDPFWAPGGGAEQLGKEMFEAAGVMFG, from the coding sequence ATGCGTACCGACGCACGCAGACGGGGGCTCCTCGCGAGATCCCGTTTCCTGCCCCTGACCGCGATGGCCGTCGCCGGCGCGATCGCGGTGACGGGCGGTCAACTCCCCGACGTCACCGGCCGGTCCGAACAGACCGCGAGCACCGCCGACCCCGCCCCGACCGCCTTCGACGCGAAGGCCGCCGAACGTGTCCGCCAGGAGCAGTGCCTCCTCAGTGGAGTCCTGCGCAAGGGCGGGCCCGCGATGAAGGAGACCGCGCGGGCCGGCCTCATCGGCACCGAGGACCAACTCCACACGGCGGCCGACCCGTCGTACTGGAAGGACACCGCGCTCCACAAGGCGTACGTCACGGACAAGGCCGTGGCCGACGCCAGGATGGACGAGCTGTCCGGGCGCCGCGCGGTGTGGGAGGCATCCCTCGCCGTCCAGACACAGCCGCCGCCCTACACGTACACCGGCTTCCAGTGGGTGGAGGACAAGGACAACCCGTTCCCCAGGATCGGGCTGAGCACCTGGGTCGCCGCCCAGTTCTGGAAGCAGGAAGGCGACTTCTACGCCGACCCGCATCCGCTCGCGAACAAGGCGTCCGTCGACGCGGCCACGGCGGTCTACAACGCCCGCTACTCGCCGGACGCCTACGAGGACTACAAGGACCGCCAGGCGTGGGAGTCGTTGCAGTTCATGCACGACATGTACGCCGACGACGCCCGGCTCTTCCTCCAGTACGGCGGTTTCCCGACCACCGCTCCCGACCCGGACTCGATGGAGTTCCGGATCGACGTGGAGAACCTCAAGGCCCGCTTCGCGTCCTGCGCGTACACCGACCCCCAGGACCCGCACCAGGTGCTCGGTGACGAGATCGCCACCGCCCACACCGAGTGGCAGGCGGAGATCGACGGGCAGAAGACCCAGCGGGACGCCATCATCCGGGCCGAGAAGCAGGCCAACGCGGATCTGTCGACGGCCTCGCAGGCACTCGGCGAGGCCCTCGGCCAGTCGCTGATCGCGAGCCGGCTCACGGACTGGCAGGCCTACTGGACCGGCCAGAAGCCCGCCGACCACCCGAACGACTACCCGACCACGGCCGAGTTCACCAAGGTCAAGAAGTGGATCACGGACGCCCAGGGCCGGGCCGGCGGACGCCTCTACGTCGCCTCCCGCGCCGCGCTGTCCGCCAAGACCCAGGCCGACGCGGTGACCCAGGCACAGACGCAGGCATACGGCATCGCCGACGCGGCCGGACTGCCGCGCGGCCGGGGCCTGCTGTACGGCCAGCAGGCCGCGCAGGTCGCCAAGGCGTCGGCGGCGGCCACCCAGGCCGCGGCGAAGGCCGTGGAGACGGCGTTCAACGCGACCCGCGCCTCCGCCGCCGACAGCAAGACGCTCGACTCGCTCGCCAACACCCAGGCGCACGCGGCCAAGGCGGAGTTCCGGCGCATCGCCGCGCAGGAGGCCGAAGCCCAGGCCAAGGCCGCCGCCGAGGGGGCAGCCGCCCAGGCGGAGGAGGCGGCCAAGCACGCCTCCGAGGCCAAGGCGGCCGAGAACAAGGCGAAGGCGGCCGAGCAGACCGCCAAGAACGCGGCAGCCGATGCCAAGGCCAAGCGGCAGAAGGCCGAGGCCGAGCGGGACTACGCCAAGTCGCAGGCGGACCTCGCCGCGTCCGAGCGGAACAAGGCCCACGACGCCGAAGCCCGCGCACAGTCCCAGCGGCAGATCGCCGCCGACAAGCTGTCCGACGCGCAGGCCGCGGGCGGCACCGCCGCCGACAAGAAGGATGCCGCGCTCGCCGCCGAGAACCGGGCGCAGCGGGCCCGCAACGGCGCGCTCGCCGCCGAGGACCGCCGTGACGCCCTGGTCGCCAAGGCGGAGGCCGCGGAGGCACTGCTGGCCGCTGTGGACGGCACCGCCGACGCCATCGAGGCCCGGCAGGCCGCCACCAAGGCCCGCTCGGCGGCCGACGACGCCACGGCCGCGGCCACCCAGGCCCGCCAGGCGGCGAACGAGGCCACTGAGGCGGCCACCAACGCCCGTGAGGCGGCCACCCGGGCCCAGGGGGCGGCCAAGCGCGCCCAGGCCGCCGCGGACGGCGCCCAGCGCGACGTCGCCATCACCGGGGCCGCCGTCACCAAGGCTCACGCGGCCGCGGCCGACGCGATCGCCGCGTCCCGGGCCGCCAAGTGGAACGCGATCGCCGCCAAGGCCGAGGCGGAGACCGCGCAGAAGGCCGCCGCCAAGGCGCGCGGTGACGCGTTGGCCGCCCGCTCCGAAGCCACCCTCGCGGGCGCCGACGCGATCCGCACCGCCGGGCACGCCTACTCCACCGCGCAGGCCGCCGCGGCCGCGCGGGACTCGGCGGCGAAGGTCGTCAAACCCGCCAACGACGCCATCGAGCTGGGCTCCCCGTACGCGGAGACCGACTCCTCGGCAGGTCTCGCGGTCCTGACCGGTCAGGCCGCGAAGACGGCCGCACAGCAGCAGGTCGCCGTCGCCAACGCCAAGGCGGCGCAGGCCAAGAAGGCGGCCGCCGAGGCCAAGGCGCTCGCGGCCCAGGCGAACGCCGACGCGAAGGCCGCGGCCGAGGCGGCGGCGAACGCGGCCGAGTGGGCCGCGCAGGCCAGCACCTCCGCCGCGGAGGCGCAGGCCTCGTCGGACGCGGCGGCGGCCTCCGCCAAGGCGGCCCAGCGGGCCGAGGCCAACACTGTCGAATACGACAAGCAGGCAGTCGCGGACGCGGCTGCCGCGCAGACGGCCGCCACCGCGGCCGACGGCTACGCCACCGACGCGGACGCCTCCGCCGACGCGGCCGAGCGGGACGCGGCGAGCGCCCGCAGCGCGGCCGACGCGGCCGAGGCCGACGCCTCCACCGCGCGGTCCGTCGCCGACAAGGCGGAACGGGACGCGACCGAGGCCGAGGCCGCCGCGGCCAACGCCCGCAACCTCGCCGTGGAGGCCGCCGAGGCCGCCATCCGCACCCAGCAGGTCGACTTCGAGGACCGCAAGGAGCAGGAGCGCACCGCCGACGGCGGCGGCACCGGCGTCGAGGGCGTCGTGATGAAGCCCAGCGGCGACTCCAAGGTGGACATCAACCCGCTGAGCGACTGCGTGGGCAGCCACTCCGGCGGCGACATCGGCTGCGAGATCGACCTCGAGTTCCATATCTACGGCGAGATGGACTTCTACGTCGAGTCCTGCCCGCTGCCCGGTGTGGACCGCGCCCACTGCGGCTCGTCGATCCAGCGCGACTACCTCACGAGCTCTCCCCTGGACGTCAAGTTCAAGGAGGAGAACGTCCACATCGACGGGATCAAGCTCACCGAGTCCGTCCTGAAGGCCGTCGCCACCGGAGCCGTGGCGGACATCGTCGGCTGCTACAAGCGCAAACTCAGCAGCTGCGCCTGGCTGTTCGGCAGCATCATCATCCCGGGCCTGCTGGTGAAGGCGGCGGAGGCGGCCTTCGCGGTCCGCACCGCGATGCGCGGAGGGGCCGGCCTCGGCCGGGCCATCTGGGGTCTGCGCGGCTCGGGGCTCTCCGCGTCCGCTGCGGCCCGCCTCGAGAACCTCGGCCGGCAGGCACTGAACTCCATGTGCTTCCCCGCCGGGACCAGGATCGCGACCGAGCACGGGACCAGGCCGATCGAGGAGATCCGGGCCGGTGACCGGGTCTGGGCGCAGGACCCGGAGACGGGTGAGCGCCGACTGCGCACGGTCGCCGGGGTGATGGAGCGTACGGCGGACGCGCTGGTCTCGGTCGACATCGGCTCGGAGACCCTGCGAGCCACCACGGAGCACCCGTTCTGGGTGACGGGCAAGGGCTGGACCGGCGCCGAGGCGCTGCGTCCCGGCGACCGGCTGCACACCCTGGACGGCAAGGACGCCCGGGTCGAGTCGGTCACCCGGAAGCGCGGTCCGGTCCAGGTGTACAACTTCGAGGTCGAAGGCGACCACACCTACTTCGTCGGCGCGGCGAAGGTGCTGGTGCACAATTCGTGTCGGATCTGGCCCAACAACATGGCGGCCACCCTGGAGAGGGAACTCGCCCTCGCCGAACGGATGGGCATCCGCCCGGCCAAGCCGGGTTCCGCGAACTGGGACAAGTACATCGACATGGACGGCGAGGTGATCAAGTGGGCCGTCCTGGAGGACGGACAGCTGGTGATCATGCCGAAGATGGTGCAGGGGCAGGAGCTCTCCCACCCCGTGCTGAGCGGCGGCTCCGCGGTGCGGGCCGCCGGTGAGGCCCAGGTCGCGGGCGGCGGCGGCCAGTACTTCGGGCTGGAGATCAACGCCCACAGCGGTCACTTCTTCAAGTCGGGCGATCCGTTCTGGGCGCCCGGCGGCGGAGCGGAACAGCTCGGCAAGGAGATGTTCGAGGCGGCGGGGGTGATGTTCGGATGA